Proteins from one Argopecten irradians isolate NY chromosome 15, Ai_NY, whole genome shotgun sequence genomic window:
- the LOC138309146 gene encoding galactoside alpha-(1,2)-fucosyltransferase 1-like, with product MNTRRFSDFILPAFVCSLILNVICLIGNFRNFPENLPGGIVPQPQGHSYLCPFFRGGLGNLMFMYSSIYGMAKEKGMGMGVYINMELYRLFNITEQPITDKSICDKAIEIYEYRPCAYNVETTGFTSSKNIRHKSYLQSWQYFATVEEDIRAQFVFKDYIAMKARDVLRQAVSSYYPKSASWQNEAKHLTIIGVHIRRGDYLKKDKIQYGYQVASSGYVAKAMQYFRDKYNETLFLIFTNPNPTDIKWCKESINGSDVIHMTANAREIDMSAISQCNHTVMTVGSFGWWASWLNKGETVYYKDVARPKSSLKGDFSDDMMDYFYPGWIGMD from the exons ATGAATACCCGGCGCTTCAGTG ATTTTATACTACCAGCCTTCGTCTGTAGTCTCATACTTAACGTGATATGCCTGATCGGGAACTTTCGGAATTTTCCGGAAAACTTGCCTGGAGGCATCGTTCCGCAACCACAAGGCCATAGTTACCTATGCCCGTTCTTCAGGGGTGGACTTGGGAACCTCATGTTCATGTACTCTTCCATTTATGGAATGGCCAAGGAGAAGGGGATGGGGATGGGGGTGTATATCAACATGGAATTATATAGGCTTTTTAATATTACAGAGCAACCGATCACTGACAAAAGTATCTGTGACAAAGCCATTGAAATATACGAGTATAGACCATGCGCTTATAATGTAGAAACGACAGGGTTTACATCATCGAAGAACATACGACATAAGTCGTACCTGCAGTCCTGGCAGTACTTCGCTACTGTGGAGGAGGATATACGAGCACAGTTTGTATTTAAAGACTATATCGCAATGAAGGCGAGAGATGTTTTACGTCAGGCAGTTTCTAGTTATTACCCAAAATCCGCTTCTTGGCAAAACGAGGCTAAACATTTAACTATCATCGGTGTTCATATACGAAGAGGCGACTATTTAAAGAAAGATAAAATACAGTACGGGTATCAAGTCGCCTCATCTGGATATGTAGCAAAAGCCATGCAATACTTTAGGGATAAATATAACGAAactttatttctaatttttacTAATCCGAATCCAACGGATATCAAGTGGTGTAAAGAATCTATAAACGGAAGTGACGTAATACACATGACAGCAAACGCACGTGAGATCGACATGAGTGCTATATCCCAGTGTAATCACACAGTGATGACAGTTGGTTCCTTTGGATGGTGGGCCAGCTGGTTGAATAAAGGCGAAACAGTGTACTATAAAGATGTAGCAAGACCTAAAAGTTCCCTAAAGGGCGATTTTAGTGACGATATGATGGATTACTTTTACCCAGGTTGGATCGGAATGGATTAG
- the LOC138309812 gene encoding uncharacterized protein isoform X1, whose amino-acid sequence MSLSQAFVCNYVLDKCICINCQRNIDKGCFRLGLVRGQGSEVTRHDWYHPTCFWEKCPYKQHVRGTNIDRLTFVELFHGFESIAASDRMKLEQEACKPPAKLKRNHRHSGLVANGNDDVSLDGGDYELDENTYDLSNLICIHVFRYKLDVYVSIREYFKAVNATIAKATQVGIALKSSQWHAVCRKRFGIDCALKEIGDSKAKIKSKGNDKIENDKDEDEEDGQVVFSLAWKRRISIFRKQKEAVVDIRDFSEERTYKPGSRGITLSRIQWNKLKALIDCVNFSVLSLSKTE is encoded by the exons ATGAGTTTATCACAAGCATTTGTTTGTAATTACGTCCTAGACAAATGTATCTGCATAAACTGCCAAAGAAACATCGATAAAGGTTGTTTTCGTTTAGGCCTGGTCAGAGGTCAAGGTTCAGAGGTCACTCGACATGACTGGTATCACCCGACATGCTTCTGGGAAAAGTGTCCATACAAACAGCATGTTCGTGGGACGAACATTGACCGCCTGACATTCGTAGAGCTGTTTCACGGGTTTGAAAGTATAGCAGCTTCAGATAGGATGAAATTGGAACAAGAAGCTTGCAAGCCTCCTGCTAAACTAAAACGAAATCATCGCCATTCCGGATTGGTTGCCAATGGTAACGATGACGTCAGTCTTGATGGTGGTGACTATGAACTCGATGAGAATACGTATGATTTGTCGAACTTGATTTGTATACATGTGTTCAGGTATAAACTTGATGTGTATGTAAGCATCCGGGAGTATTTCAAAGCCGTGAATGCAACGATTGCCAAGGCTACTCAAGTCGGCATCGCTTTGAAGTCAAGCCAATGGCATGCAGTTTGTCGGAAACGATTCGGAATAGACTGTGCTCTTAAAGAAATAGGTGACAGCAAggcaaaaataaaatctaaagGAAACGACAAAATCGAAAATGATAAAGATGAGGATGAAGAAGATG GTCAAGTCGTGTTTTCGTTGGCTTGGAAACGAAGAATAAGTATATTCCGAAAGCAAAAAGAGGCTGTTGTTGATATTCGGGACTTCTCTGAAGAAAGGACTTACAAACCAGGGAGTCGAGGAATAACCCTTTCTAGAATTCAGTGGAATAAACTTAAAGCATTGATTGATTGCGTTAATTTTTCAGTGCTTTCACTGTCAAAAACTGAgtga
- the LOC138309812 gene encoding uncharacterized protein isoform X2, translated as MKLEQEACKPPAKLKRNHRHSGLVANGNDDVSLDGGDYELDENTYDLSNLICIHVFRYKLDVYVSIREYFKAVNATIAKATQVGIALKSSQWHAVCRKRFGIDCALKEIGDSKAKIKSKGNDKIENDKDEDEEDGQVVFSLAWKRRISIFRKQKEAVVDIRDFSEERTYKPGSRGITLSRIQWNKLKALIDCVNFSVLSLSKTE; from the exons ATGAAATTGGAACAAGAAGCTTGCAAGCCTCCTGCTAAACTAAAACGAAATCATCGCCATTCCGGATTGGTTGCCAATGGTAACGATGACGTCAGTCTTGATGGTGGTGACTATGAACTCGATGAGAATACGTATGATTTGTCGAACTTGATTTGTATACATGTGTTCAGGTATAAACTTGATGTGTATGTAAGCATCCGGGAGTATTTCAAAGCCGTGAATGCAACGATTGCCAAGGCTACTCAAGTCGGCATCGCTTTGAAGTCAAGCCAATGGCATGCAGTTTGTCGGAAACGATTCGGAATAGACTGTGCTCTTAAAGAAATAGGTGACAGCAAggcaaaaataaaatctaaagGAAACGACAAAATCGAAAATGATAAAGATGAGGATGAAGAAGATG GTCAAGTCGTGTTTTCGTTGGCTTGGAAACGAAGAATAAGTATATTCCGAAAGCAAAAAGAGGCTGTTGTTGATATTCGGGACTTCTCTGAAGAAAGGACTTACAAACCAGGGAGTCGAGGAATAACCCTTTCTAGAATTCAGTGGAATAAACTTAAAGCATTGATTGATTGCGTTAATTTTTCAGTGCTTTCACTGTCAAAAACTGAgtga